The Amycolatopsis mongoliensis genome includes a window with the following:
- a CDS encoding GTP-binding protein, whose protein sequence is MDYVYSDKRITSAKIVVAGGFGAGKTTFVGAVSEIDPLRTEAVMTAAAVGVDRTEAVPGKVATTVAMDFGRLTLADDLILYVFGTPGQHRFWFMWDDLVCGAVAAIVLVDTRRLADCFASIDFFESRGLPFLVAVNQFQDTLQHPPEQVREALKIPAEVQVITCDARSPESTKETLIAAAEHALKELHAPRRRQA, encoded by the coding sequence GTGGACTACGTGTACTCTGACAAGCGGATCACCTCGGCCAAGATCGTCGTCGCCGGCGGGTTCGGAGCCGGCAAGACGACCTTCGTCGGCGCCGTCTCGGAGATCGACCCGCTGCGCACCGAAGCCGTGATGACGGCCGCGGCCGTCGGCGTCGACCGGACCGAAGCGGTGCCGGGGAAGGTCGCCACGACGGTGGCGATGGACTTCGGCAGGCTCACGCTGGCCGACGACCTGATCCTCTACGTGTTCGGCACGCCGGGCCAGCACCGGTTCTGGTTCATGTGGGACGACCTCGTCTGCGGCGCGGTGGCGGCGATCGTCCTGGTCGACACGCGCCGGCTGGCGGACTGCTTCGCGTCGATCGACTTCTTCGAGTCGCGCGGGCTGCCCTTCCTGGTGGCCGTCAACCAGTTCCAGGACACCCTCCAGCACCCGCCGGAGCAGGTGCGCGAAGCCCTCAAGATCCCGGCCGAGGTCCAGGTGATCACCTGCGACGCGCGGTCACCGGAGTCGACGAAAGAGACCCTCATCGCCGCGGCGGAGCACGCCCTCAAGGAACTGCACGCACCGCGCCGGCGGCAAGCCTGA
- a CDS encoding MHYT domain-containing protein, whose product MDHDDFAMGHWLVVLAYLTSVVGCALGLACTLQARTTDNARTRLTWLALAAVSIGGVGIWVMHFIAMLGFSTPGLPVRYDIVRTALSALLSVVAVFCGLLVFGVRNRFAWKRLLLGGLLTGLAVSGMHYTGMWAVQIKGTIDYDPTLVVLSVVIAVVAATAALWFTVGLDKLLPRLAAGLVMAAAVSGMHYTGMAAIRLHLDPGAPDPSGTEVFSFLFPVFVLAALAMAVPICAVLMTSSNSEARHTTMVP is encoded by the coding sequence ATGGACCACGACGACTTCGCGATGGGTCACTGGCTCGTCGTGCTCGCGTACCTGACTTCGGTGGTGGGCTGCGCGCTCGGGCTCGCCTGCACGCTGCAGGCGCGGACCACGGACAACGCACGCACGCGGCTGACCTGGCTCGCGCTCGCGGCGGTGTCGATCGGCGGCGTCGGCATCTGGGTCATGCACTTCATCGCGATGCTCGGGTTCTCCACGCCCGGGCTGCCGGTGCGCTACGACATCGTGCGCACGGCGCTGTCCGCGCTCCTGTCGGTGGTGGCGGTGTTCTGCGGGCTGCTGGTGTTCGGCGTCCGCAACCGGTTCGCCTGGAAGCGCCTGCTGCTCGGCGGGCTGCTGACCGGGCTCGCGGTGAGCGGCATGCACTACACCGGGATGTGGGCGGTCCAGATCAAGGGGACGATCGACTACGACCCGACGCTGGTGGTGCTGTCGGTGGTGATCGCGGTGGTCGCGGCGACGGCGGCGCTGTGGTTCACGGTCGGGCTGGACAAGCTCCTGCCCCGCCTGGCGGCGGGCCTGGTGATGGCCGCGGCGGTCAGCGGCATGCACTACACGGGCATGGCGGCGATCCGCCTCCACCTCGACCCGGGGGCGCCGGACCCGTCCGGCACGGAGGTGTTCTCGTTCCTGTTCCCGGTGTTCGTGCTCGCGGCGCTGGCGATGGCGGTGCCGATCTGCGCGGTCCTGATGACTTCGTCGAATTCGGAGGCCCGCCACACGACGATGGTTCCGTGA
- a CDS encoding PaaI family thioesterase — protein sequence MTFPIVDGVPPGRALLGSRIRELIEASVCVGGDADFAAAARQVEAVTAALRTAGGAQPLLLAALEGGGHLSVNNPLEGPGNPLAPPLNWTYIGPDEARADVLLGAAHEGPPGRVHGGWVAAVLDHVLGRATAAAGFPGMTASLTIDYHRGTPYAVPLAAAGRLERRDGRKLHATGTLEAGGVVCATAKAILVHFSADRFPVPTSD from the coding sequence ATGACCTTCCCGATCGTCGACGGCGTGCCGCCCGGGCGCGCGCTGCTCGGCAGCCGGATCCGGGAGCTGATCGAGGCTTCCGTGTGCGTGGGCGGCGACGCCGACTTCGCCGCCGCCGCGCGTCAGGTCGAAGCGGTCACCGCCGCCCTGCGCACCGCCGGCGGCGCGCAGCCGTTGCTGCTGGCCGCGCTCGAAGGCGGCGGCCACCTCAGCGTCAACAACCCCCTCGAAGGACCCGGGAACCCGCTGGCGCCGCCGCTGAACTGGACGTACATCGGGCCGGACGAGGCCCGGGCCGACGTCCTCCTCGGCGCGGCGCACGAAGGACCGCCGGGGCGCGTGCACGGCGGCTGGGTGGCGGCGGTCCTGGACCACGTCCTGGGCCGCGCGACCGCGGCGGCCGGTTTCCCCGGGATGACGGCGTCGCTGACGATCGACTACCACCGGGGCACGCCGTACGCCGTGCCGCTCGCCGCGGCGGGCCGGCTGGAACGCCGCGACGGGCGGAAGCTGCACGCGACCGGGACCCTCGAAGCCGGCGGCGTCGTCTGCGCCACCGCGAAGGCGATCCTGGTGCACTTCAGCGCCGACCGGTTCCCGGTGCCCACATCGGACTGA
- a CDS encoding SDR family NAD(P)-dependent oxidoreductase has translation MPSHLPDLAGTVTCVTGASGTIGRGIALRFAEAGSAVAVHHRRPDAGDDVVAAIEAAGGRARAFAADLTDDGACHALLAAVADWGGRLDALVNNAGVQPVEALADLTAERWRAMLDATLTSAFSCTQAAARLMGDGGSVTHIASIEARQPAPGHVHYSSAKAALVMHARGAALEYGPRGIRVNTVSPGLISRPGLEEDWPEGVERWRRAAPLGRLGTPSDVGNACVFLASPLASWITGQDLAVDGGVTARPTW, from the coding sequence GTGCCGAGCCACCTCCCCGACCTCGCCGGCACGGTCACCTGCGTCACCGGCGCGTCCGGCACGATCGGCCGCGGGATCGCGCTGCGGTTCGCCGAAGCGGGCAGCGCGGTGGCCGTGCACCACCGCCGGCCCGATGCGGGTGACGACGTCGTCGCGGCGATCGAAGCCGCGGGCGGCCGGGCACGCGCGTTCGCCGCCGACCTGACCGACGACGGCGCGTGTCACGCGCTGCTGGCCGCCGTCGCGGACTGGGGCGGGCGGCTCGACGCGCTCGTGAACAACGCCGGCGTCCAGCCGGTCGAAGCGCTCGCCGACCTGACGGCCGAACGCTGGCGGGCGATGCTGGACGCGACGCTGACCAGCGCGTTCTCCTGCACCCAGGCGGCCGCGCGGCTGATGGGCGACGGCGGGAGCGTCACGCACATCGCCTCGATCGAGGCCCGGCAGCCCGCGCCCGGGCACGTCCACTACAGCTCGGCGAAGGCCGCCCTGGTGATGCACGCCCGCGGGGCCGCGCTGGAGTACGGGCCGCGCGGGATCCGCGTCAACACGGTGTCTCCCGGCCTGATCTCGCGACCGGGGCTGGAAGAGGACTGGCCGGAGGGCGTCGAACGCTGGCGCCGCGCGGCTCCGCTGGGCCGGTTGGGGACACCGTCGGACGTCGGGAACGCGTGCGTCTTCCTGGCGTCTCCGCTGGCGTCCTGGATCACCGGACAGGACTTGGCCGTCGACGGCGGCGTCACGGCCCGGCCGACCTGGTAA
- a CDS encoding ferritin, producing the protein MADTQRSKFSELLQAQIRHEFTAAQQYVALAVWFDARDLPRLAKRFYRQSLEERNHALAMVQYLLDRSQPVAIPGSGEVRNDFSGVHEAIELALDQERAVTADIEAMAKAARLEEDYLGEQFVAWFLKEQVEEVAQMSTLLTVVERAADNLFEVENHLYREAAAGVEDAPDMPPVAGGKL; encoded by the coding sequence ATGGCCGACACCCAGCGTTCGAAGTTCTCCGAACTCCTGCAGGCGCAGATCCGGCACGAGTTCACCGCCGCGCAGCAGTACGTCGCGCTCGCCGTCTGGTTCGACGCGCGCGACCTGCCCAGGCTGGCGAAACGCTTCTACCGGCAGTCGCTCGAGGAGCGCAACCACGCGCTGGCGATGGTCCAGTACCTGCTCGACCGGAGCCAGCCGGTGGCCATCCCGGGCAGCGGCGAAGTCCGGAACGACTTCTCCGGCGTGCACGAGGCGATCGAGCTGGCCCTCGACCAGGAACGGGCGGTGACCGCCGACATCGAGGCGATGGCGAAGGCCGCGCGGCTGGAGGAGGACTACCTCGGCGAGCAGTTCGTGGCCTGGTTCCTCAAGGAGCAGGTGGAGGAGGTGGCCCAGATGTCCACGCTGCTCACGGTCGTCGAGCGGGCCGCGGACAACCTCTTCGAGGTCGAGAACCACCTGTACCGCGAGGCGGCCGCGGGAGTCGAGGACGCGCCGGACATGCCGCCGGTCGCCGGCGGGAAGCTCTGA
- a CDS encoding alpha/beta hydrolase family protein, whose translation MRIKSITVITALTLALTPSSASADPALTLAKPTGDQPVGTTSLYLKDTSRPDPWVPSVPYRELMVSLFYPAVSSQGPKKQFMTEAEAKAVFDEAGVTGVPPSVLTTVHTDAVVDGRPAGRGLPLIVLSPGFKRPRAELTSLAEDLASHGTAVAVVDHTYENVATTFPDGRVTGCAACGNHDDAFWQKLQRGRAKDVSFVLDSLTRSKWASLVDASRIGMAGHSVGGASTIDAMVTDPRIKAGIDIDGTTDDPLLAPGLDRPFLFLGRAGTYTPGTGVESGTWQRDWDQLKGWKRWLVVAGMAHPSFTDIGLVGEQLGLDFGATTPAARGQAVTAAYVRAFFDQHLNGRAQPLLDQPSSHYPEVSFAMTSTPYLPAPTGDRPVGSASVYLKDTSRPDPWVPSVPYRELMVSLFYPASSSQGPKTQYLTAAESAALLKDSGLSVPPDLLTTMVTNSVAGARPAGHGLPLVVLSPGYTKPRATLTALAEDLASHGYAVAVVGHTYENAGQSFPDGRFAGCASCDVPHDGAFWEKLELGRAADVSFVLDSLTRSKWTSLVDPARIGMAGHSVGGASTLPTMVADARIKAGMDIDGTTHTGLNPPGLSRPFMFLGHQLGETACTAGDPTWERDWAQLTGWKRWAEVKGAQHASFTDVGLVGDELGVDYGATTSALRAQEIARAYVNAFFDRHLRGEARPVLDSPGYPEVSFCH comes from the coding sequence GAGAATCAAGAGCATCACGGTCATCACCGCGCTCACGCTCGCGTTGACGCCGTCGTCCGCTTCGGCGGACCCGGCGCTCACGCTGGCGAAGCCGACCGGCGACCAGCCGGTGGGCACGACTTCCCTGTACCTCAAGGACACCTCGCGCCCCGACCCGTGGGTCCCGTCGGTGCCCTACCGCGAGCTGATGGTTTCCCTCTTCTACCCGGCGGTTTCCTCGCAGGGACCCAAGAAGCAGTTCATGACCGAGGCGGAAGCGAAAGCCGTCTTCGACGAGGCCGGCGTCACCGGCGTTCCGCCATCGGTGCTGACGACCGTCCACACCGACGCCGTCGTCGACGGGCGGCCGGCGGGGCGCGGGCTGCCGCTGATCGTCCTGTCCCCCGGCTTCAAGCGGCCCCGCGCCGAGCTGACGTCGCTGGCCGAGGACCTGGCGAGCCACGGCACCGCCGTCGCCGTGGTCGACCACACCTACGAGAACGTGGCCACGACGTTCCCCGACGGCCGGGTCACCGGCTGCGCGGCCTGCGGCAACCACGACGACGCCTTCTGGCAGAAGCTGCAGCGGGGCCGGGCGAAGGACGTGTCGTTCGTGCTGGATTCGCTGACCCGCTCGAAGTGGGCGTCGCTCGTCGACGCGTCCCGGATCGGCATGGCCGGGCACTCCGTCGGCGGCGCGAGCACGATCGACGCCATGGTGACCGACCCCCGGATCAAGGCCGGGATCGACATCGACGGCACCACGGACGACCCGCTGCTCGCACCCGGCCTCGACCGGCCGTTCCTGTTCCTCGGGCGGGCCGGCACGTACACGCCGGGCACCGGCGTCGAATCCGGCACGTGGCAACGGGACTGGGACCAGCTGAAGGGGTGGAAGCGCTGGCTCGTCGTCGCCGGCATGGCGCACCCGTCGTTCACCGACATCGGCCTGGTGGGCGAGCAGCTCGGCCTGGACTTCGGCGCGACGACCCCGGCCGCGCGCGGCCAGGCCGTCACCGCGGCGTACGTCCGCGCGTTCTTCGACCAGCACCTGAACGGCCGGGCGCAGCCGCTGCTCGACCAGCCGTCTTCGCACTACCCGGAGGTCAGCTTCGCCATGACGTCGACGCCGTACCTGCCCGCCCCGACCGGGGACCGGCCGGTGGGCAGCGCATCCGTGTACCTGAAGGACACTTCGCGGCCTGACCCGTGGGTGCCGTCGGTGCCCTACCGGGAGCTGATGGTCTCGCTCTTCTACCCGGCTTCCTCGTCGCAGGGACCGAAGACGCAGTACCTGACCGCGGCGGAGTCCGCGGCGCTGCTGAAGGACAGCGGCCTGAGCGTGCCGCCGGACCTGCTCACCACGATGGTGACCAACTCGGTGGCCGGCGCCCGGCCGGCCGGGCACGGGCTGCCCCTGGTGGTGCTCTCGCCCGGCTACACCAAGCCCCGTGCCACGCTCACCGCGCTGGCCGAGGACCTGGCGAGTCACGGATACGCCGTCGCCGTGGTCGGCCACACGTACGAGAACGCCGGCCAGAGCTTCCCCGACGGGCGCTTCGCCGGGTGCGCATCCTGCGATGTCCCGCACGATGGCGCGTTCTGGGAGAAGCTGGAGCTCGGCCGGGCCGCCGATGTCTCGTTCGTGCTCGACTCGCTGACTCGCTCGAAGTGGACGTCGCTCGTCGACCCGGCCCGGATCGGCATGGCCGGGCATTCCGTCGGCGGCGCGAGCACGCTCCCCACGATGGTCGCCGACGCCCGCATCAAGGCCGGGATGGACATCGACGGCACGACCCACACCGGGCTGAACCCGCCCGGGCTGTCCCGGCCGTTCATGTTCCTGGGCCACCAGCTCGGGGAAACCGCGTGCACAGCGGGAGACCCGACGTGGGAGCGGGACTGGGCGCAGCTCACCGGCTGGAAGCGCTGGGCCGAGGTGAAGGGCGCACAGCACGCGTCGTTCACCGACGTGGGCCTGGTCGGCGACGAACTCGGCGTCGACTACGGCGCGACCACGAGCGCGCTGCGGGCCCAGGAGATCGCCCGGGCCTACGTGAACGCCTTCTTCGACCGGCACCTGCGGGGTGAAGCACGGCCGGTGCTCGACTCGCCGGGGTACCCGGAAGTCTCGTTCTGCCACTGA